In Salvelinus alpinus chromosome 20, SLU_Salpinus.1, whole genome shotgun sequence, a genomic segment contains:
- the etv5a gene encoding ETS translocation variant 5a isoform X5 — MDRFYDQQVPFMVPPNQKSHVEEPYSRPVIDNRKRKFVDTELAQDTEDLFQDLSQLQEIWIAEGKLSSQVPDDEQFVPDFQSDSLMFHGPPQTKIKRELSPSKELSPCSQDRSLMPYGEKCLYSYSAYERKPGLAYKPLTPPSTPVSLCSSTNTPGTHPLSEQTPPPQIPNQNQVLGPHPLQHGQPGNQAVGSAHSQQRPLSLHSQSPPFAVPCPPSHLSQDGTYSPEHRFQRQMSEPCLPFPPSESQARPQFLAQQQAPSHSTLPRDGRPPYHRQMSEPLVPGLHGFKQELLDPRYTEEGVPSMGSQAAFHPMAIKQEPRDFCFDSEVPICQSTFGRAGTFYQNNHERKVKQEPSVYRDCPPYQRRGSLQLWQFLVTLLDDPANGHFIAWTGRGMEFKLIEPEEVARRWGIQKNRPAMNYDKLSRSLRYYYEKGIMQKVKVAGERYVYKFVCDPEALFSMAFPDNQRPNLKADPDSLPCGQVDDDTLPLTHYDKNAPYLVDSGEQCVGGLPFPDGYGY, encoded by the exons ATGGACCGATTCTACGACCAGCAAGTCCCATTTATGGTCCCACCCAAT CAGAAATCTCATGTGGAGGAACCATACAGCAGACCAGTCATCGACAACAGGAAAAGGAAGTTTGTAGACACAGAACTCGCCCAGGACACGGAAG ACCTGTTCCAAGACCTCAGCCAGTTACAGGAGATTTGGATTGCAGAAGGTAAGTTATCTT ccCAGGTACCTGATGACGAACAGTTTGTCCCAGATTTCCAGTCGGATAGCT tgATGTTTCATGGCCCCCCACAAACCAAGATTAAACGGGAACTGAGTCCTTCCAAAGAGCTTTCTCCTTGTAGCCAGGACAGGAGTCTCATGCCATACGGAGAGAAGTGCCTTTACAGCTACAG TGCCTATGAGAGGAAACCCGGTTTGGCCTACAAGCCATTGACCCCTCCCTCTACACCTGTGTCACTGTGCAGCTCTACCAACACCCCAGGGACACACCCACTCAGTGAGCAGACTCCTCCCCCTCAAATACCCAATCAGAACCAGGTGCTTGGTCCACATCCACTGCAGCATGGGCAGCCTGGCAACCAAGCAGTCGGCTCCGCCCACAGCCAGCAGAGGCCGCTCTCACTCCACAGCCAGAGCCCGCCCTTCGCAGTGCCCTGCCCACCCTCACACCTCAGTCAGGATGGTACCTACAGCCCTGAGCACAG GTTCCAGAGGCAGATGTCGGAGCCgtgtctccccttccctccctctgagAGCCAGGCTCGCCCCCAGTTCCTGGCCCAGCAGCAGGCCCCCAGCCACAGCACCCTGCCCAGGGATGGGAGGCCTCCCTACCACCGCCAGATGTCTGAGCCCCTGGTCCCTGGTCTACATGGCTTCAAGCAAGAGCTGCTGGACCCCCGCTACACCGAGGAGGGTGTCCCCTCCATGGGCTCTCAGGCTGCCTTCCACCCCATGGCCATCAAGCAGGAGCCCCGGGACTTCTGCTTCGACTCTG AAGTGCCTATCTGTCAGTCTACATTTGGAAGAGCAGGGACCTTCTACCAAAACAACCATGAAA GGAAGGTCAAGCAAGAGCCCTCAGTGTACCGTGACTGCCCTCCATACCAGCGTCGCGGCTCTCTGCAGCTCTGGCAGTTCCTGGTCACCCTACTGGACGACCCGGCCAACGGTCACTTCATCGCCTGGACAGGCCGGGGCATGGAGTTCAAACTCATAGAGCCTGAAGAG GTGGCTCGCCGCTGGGGCATCCAGAAGAACAGGCCAGCCATGAACTATGACAAGCTGAGTCGTTCTCTGCGCTACTACTACGAGAAGGGCATCATGCAGAAGGTAAAG GTGGCTGGTGAAAGGTACGTGTACAAGTTTGTGTGTGACCCTGAGGCCCTGTTCTCCATGGCCTTCCCTGACAACCAAAGGCCCAACCTGAAGGCCGACCCAGACAGTCTGCCCTGCGGTCAGGTAGACGACGACACCCTGCCTCTCACCCACTACGACAAGAACGCCCCTTACCTGGTGGACTCTGgggagcagtgtgtaggaggcCTACCCTTCCCTGACGGCTACGGCTACTGA
- the etv5a gene encoding ETS translocation variant 5a isoform X6 — translation MDRFYDQQVPFMVPPNQKSHVEEPYSRPVIDNRKRKFVDTELAQDTEDLFQDLSQLQEIWIAEAQVPDDEQFVPDFQSDSLMFHGPPQTKIKRELSPSKELSPCSQDRSLMPYGEKCLYSYSAYERKPGLAYKPLTPPSTPVSLCSSTNTPGTHPLSEQTPPPQIPNQNQVLGPHPLQHGQPGNQAVGSAHSQQRPLSLHSQSPPFAVPCPPSHLSQDGTYSPEHRFQRQMSEPCLPFPPSESQARPQFLAQQQAPSHSTLPRDGRPPYHRQMSEPLVPGLHGFKQELLDPRYTEEGVPSMGSQAAFHPMAIKQEPRDFCFDSEVPICQSTFGRAGTFYQNNHERKVKQEPSVYRDCPPYQRRGSLQLWQFLVTLLDDPANGHFIAWTGRGMEFKLIEPEEVARRWGIQKNRPAMNYDKLSRSLRYYYEKGIMQKVAGERYVYKFVCDPEALFSMAFPDNQRPNLKADPDSLPCGQVDDDTLPLTHYDKNAPYLVDSGEQCVGGLPFPDGYGY, via the exons ATGGACCGATTCTACGACCAGCAAGTCCCATTTATGGTCCCACCCAAT CAGAAATCTCATGTGGAGGAACCATACAGCAGACCAGTCATCGACAACAGGAAAAGGAAGTTTGTAGACACAGAACTCGCCCAGGACACGGAAG ACCTGTTCCAAGACCTCAGCCAGTTACAGGAGATTTGGATTGCAGAAG ccCAGGTACCTGATGACGAACAGTTTGTCCCAGATTTCCAGTCGGATAGCT tgATGTTTCATGGCCCCCCACAAACCAAGATTAAACGGGAACTGAGTCCTTCCAAAGAGCTTTCTCCTTGTAGCCAGGACAGGAGTCTCATGCCATACGGAGAGAAGTGCCTTTACAGCTACAG TGCCTATGAGAGGAAACCCGGTTTGGCCTACAAGCCATTGACCCCTCCCTCTACACCTGTGTCACTGTGCAGCTCTACCAACACCCCAGGGACACACCCACTCAGTGAGCAGACTCCTCCCCCTCAAATACCCAATCAGAACCAGGTGCTTGGTCCACATCCACTGCAGCATGGGCAGCCTGGCAACCAAGCAGTCGGCTCCGCCCACAGCCAGCAGAGGCCGCTCTCACTCCACAGCCAGAGCCCGCCCTTCGCAGTGCCCTGCCCACCCTCACACCTCAGTCAGGATGGTACCTACAGCCCTGAGCACAG GTTCCAGAGGCAGATGTCGGAGCCgtgtctccccttccctccctctgagAGCCAGGCTCGCCCCCAGTTCCTGGCCCAGCAGCAGGCCCCCAGCCACAGCACCCTGCCCAGGGATGGGAGGCCTCCCTACCACCGCCAGATGTCTGAGCCCCTGGTCCCTGGTCTACATGGCTTCAAGCAAGAGCTGCTGGACCCCCGCTACACCGAGGAGGGTGTCCCCTCCATGGGCTCTCAGGCTGCCTTCCACCCCATGGCCATCAAGCAGGAGCCCCGGGACTTCTGCTTCGACTCTG AAGTGCCTATCTGTCAGTCTACATTTGGAAGAGCAGGGACCTTCTACCAAAACAACCATGAAA GGAAGGTCAAGCAAGAGCCCTCAGTGTACCGTGACTGCCCTCCATACCAGCGTCGCGGCTCTCTGCAGCTCTGGCAGTTCCTGGTCACCCTACTGGACGACCCGGCCAACGGTCACTTCATCGCCTGGACAGGCCGGGGCATGGAGTTCAAACTCATAGAGCCTGAAGAG GTGGCTCGCCGCTGGGGCATCCAGAAGAACAGGCCAGCCATGAACTATGACAAGCTGAGTCGTTCTCTGCGCTACTACTACGAGAAGGGCATCATGCAGAAG GTGGCTGGTGAAAGGTACGTGTACAAGTTTGTGTGTGACCCTGAGGCCCTGTTCTCCATGGCCTTCCCTGACAACCAAAGGCCCAACCTGAAGGCCGACCCAGACAGTCTGCCCTGCGGTCAGGTAGACGACGACACCCTGCCTCTCACCCACTACGACAAGAACGCCCCTTACCTGGTGGACTCTGgggagcagtgtgtaggaggcCTACCCTTCCCTGACGGCTACGGCTACTGA
- the etv5a gene encoding ETS translocation variant 5a isoform X3, which yields MDRFYDQQVPFMVPPNQKSHVEEPYSRPVIDNRKRKFVDTELAQDTEDLFQDLSQLQEIWIAEAQVPDDEQFVPDFQSDSLMFHGPPQTKIKRELSPSKELSPCSQDRSLMPYGEKCLYSYSAYERKPGLAYKPLTPPSTPVSLCSSTNTPGTHPLSEQTPPPQIPNQNQVLGPHPLQHGQPGNQAVGSAHSQQRPLSLHSQSPPFAVPCPPSHLSQDGTYSPEHRFQRQMSEPCLPFPPSESQARPQFLAQQQAPSHSTLPRDGRPPYHRQMSEPLVPGLHGFKQELLDPRYTEEGVPSMGSQAAFHPMAIKQEPRDFCFDSEVPICQSTFGRAGTFYQNNHESFSFRELHLYYDDTCVVPDRLEGKVKQEPSVYRDCPPYQRRGSLQLWQFLVTLLDDPANGHFIAWTGRGMEFKLIEPEEVARRWGIQKNRPAMNYDKLSRSLRYYYEKGIMQKVKVAGERYVYKFVCDPEALFSMAFPDNQRPNLKADPDSLPCGQVDDDTLPLTHYDKNAPYLVDSGEQCVGGLPFPDGYGY from the exons ATGGACCGATTCTACGACCAGCAAGTCCCATTTATGGTCCCACCCAAT CAGAAATCTCATGTGGAGGAACCATACAGCAGACCAGTCATCGACAACAGGAAAAGGAAGTTTGTAGACACAGAACTCGCCCAGGACACGGAAG ACCTGTTCCAAGACCTCAGCCAGTTACAGGAGATTTGGATTGCAGAAG ccCAGGTACCTGATGACGAACAGTTTGTCCCAGATTTCCAGTCGGATAGCT tgATGTTTCATGGCCCCCCACAAACCAAGATTAAACGGGAACTGAGTCCTTCCAAAGAGCTTTCTCCTTGTAGCCAGGACAGGAGTCTCATGCCATACGGAGAGAAGTGCCTTTACAGCTACAG TGCCTATGAGAGGAAACCCGGTTTGGCCTACAAGCCATTGACCCCTCCCTCTACACCTGTGTCACTGTGCAGCTCTACCAACACCCCAGGGACACACCCACTCAGTGAGCAGACTCCTCCCCCTCAAATACCCAATCAGAACCAGGTGCTTGGTCCACATCCACTGCAGCATGGGCAGCCTGGCAACCAAGCAGTCGGCTCCGCCCACAGCCAGCAGAGGCCGCTCTCACTCCACAGCCAGAGCCCGCCCTTCGCAGTGCCCTGCCCACCCTCACACCTCAGTCAGGATGGTACCTACAGCCCTGAGCACAG GTTCCAGAGGCAGATGTCGGAGCCgtgtctccccttccctccctctgagAGCCAGGCTCGCCCCCAGTTCCTGGCCCAGCAGCAGGCCCCCAGCCACAGCACCCTGCCCAGGGATGGGAGGCCTCCCTACCACCGCCAGATGTCTGAGCCCCTGGTCCCTGGTCTACATGGCTTCAAGCAAGAGCTGCTGGACCCCCGCTACACCGAGGAGGGTGTCCCCTCCATGGGCTCTCAGGCTGCCTTCCACCCCATGGCCATCAAGCAGGAGCCCCGGGACTTCTGCTTCGACTCTG AAGTGCCTATCTGTCAGTCTACATTTGGAAGAGCAGGGACCTTCTACCAAAACAACCATGAAA GTTTCTCCTTCAGAGAGCTTCACCTGTACTATGACGATACCTGTGTGGTTCCTGACAGACttgaag GGAAGGTCAAGCAAGAGCCCTCAGTGTACCGTGACTGCCCTCCATACCAGCGTCGCGGCTCTCTGCAGCTCTGGCAGTTCCTGGTCACCCTACTGGACGACCCGGCCAACGGTCACTTCATCGCCTGGACAGGCCGGGGCATGGAGTTCAAACTCATAGAGCCTGAAGAG GTGGCTCGCCGCTGGGGCATCCAGAAGAACAGGCCAGCCATGAACTATGACAAGCTGAGTCGTTCTCTGCGCTACTACTACGAGAAGGGCATCATGCAGAAGGTAAAG GTGGCTGGTGAAAGGTACGTGTACAAGTTTGTGTGTGACCCTGAGGCCCTGTTCTCCATGGCCTTCCCTGACAACCAAAGGCCCAACCTGAAGGCCGACCCAGACAGTCTGCCCTGCGGTCAGGTAGACGACGACACCCTGCCTCTCACCCACTACGACAAGAACGCCCCTTACCTGGTGGACTCTGgggagcagtgtgtaggaggcCTACCCTTCCCTGACGGCTACGGCTACTGA
- the etv5a gene encoding ETS translocation variant 5a isoform X1 yields the protein MDRFYDQQVPFMVPPNQKSHVEEPYSRPVIDNRKRKFVDTELAQDTEDLFQDLSQLQEIWIAEGKLSSQVPDDEQFVPDFQSDSLMFHGPPQTKIKRELSPSKELSPCSQDRSLMPYGEKCLYSYSAYERKPGLAYKPLTPPSTPVSLCSSTNTPGTHPLSEQTPPPQIPNQNQVLGPHPLQHGQPGNQAVGSAHSQQRPLSLHSQSPPFAVPCPPSHLSQDGTYSPEHRFQRQMSEPCLPFPPSESQARPQFLAQQQAPSHSTLPRDGRPPYHRQMSEPLVPGLHGFKQELLDPRYTEEGVPSMGSQAAFHPMAIKQEPRDFCFDSEVPICQSTFGRAGTFYQNNHESFSFRELHLYYDDTCVVPDRLEGKVKQEPSVYRDCPPYQRRGSLQLWQFLVTLLDDPANGHFIAWTGRGMEFKLIEPEEVARRWGIQKNRPAMNYDKLSRSLRYYYEKGIMQKVKVAGERYVYKFVCDPEALFSMAFPDNQRPNLKADPDSLPCGQVDDDTLPLTHYDKNAPYLVDSGEQCVGGLPFPDGYGY from the exons ATGGACCGATTCTACGACCAGCAAGTCCCATTTATGGTCCCACCCAAT CAGAAATCTCATGTGGAGGAACCATACAGCAGACCAGTCATCGACAACAGGAAAAGGAAGTTTGTAGACACAGAACTCGCCCAGGACACGGAAG ACCTGTTCCAAGACCTCAGCCAGTTACAGGAGATTTGGATTGCAGAAGGTAAGTTATCTT ccCAGGTACCTGATGACGAACAGTTTGTCCCAGATTTCCAGTCGGATAGCT tgATGTTTCATGGCCCCCCACAAACCAAGATTAAACGGGAACTGAGTCCTTCCAAAGAGCTTTCTCCTTGTAGCCAGGACAGGAGTCTCATGCCATACGGAGAGAAGTGCCTTTACAGCTACAG TGCCTATGAGAGGAAACCCGGTTTGGCCTACAAGCCATTGACCCCTCCCTCTACACCTGTGTCACTGTGCAGCTCTACCAACACCCCAGGGACACACCCACTCAGTGAGCAGACTCCTCCCCCTCAAATACCCAATCAGAACCAGGTGCTTGGTCCACATCCACTGCAGCATGGGCAGCCTGGCAACCAAGCAGTCGGCTCCGCCCACAGCCAGCAGAGGCCGCTCTCACTCCACAGCCAGAGCCCGCCCTTCGCAGTGCCCTGCCCACCCTCACACCTCAGTCAGGATGGTACCTACAGCCCTGAGCACAG GTTCCAGAGGCAGATGTCGGAGCCgtgtctccccttccctccctctgagAGCCAGGCTCGCCCCCAGTTCCTGGCCCAGCAGCAGGCCCCCAGCCACAGCACCCTGCCCAGGGATGGGAGGCCTCCCTACCACCGCCAGATGTCTGAGCCCCTGGTCCCTGGTCTACATGGCTTCAAGCAAGAGCTGCTGGACCCCCGCTACACCGAGGAGGGTGTCCCCTCCATGGGCTCTCAGGCTGCCTTCCACCCCATGGCCATCAAGCAGGAGCCCCGGGACTTCTGCTTCGACTCTG AAGTGCCTATCTGTCAGTCTACATTTGGAAGAGCAGGGACCTTCTACCAAAACAACCATGAAA GTTTCTCCTTCAGAGAGCTTCACCTGTACTATGACGATACCTGTGTGGTTCCTGACAGACttgaag GGAAGGTCAAGCAAGAGCCCTCAGTGTACCGTGACTGCCCTCCATACCAGCGTCGCGGCTCTCTGCAGCTCTGGCAGTTCCTGGTCACCCTACTGGACGACCCGGCCAACGGTCACTTCATCGCCTGGACAGGCCGGGGCATGGAGTTCAAACTCATAGAGCCTGAAGAG GTGGCTCGCCGCTGGGGCATCCAGAAGAACAGGCCAGCCATGAACTATGACAAGCTGAGTCGTTCTCTGCGCTACTACTACGAGAAGGGCATCATGCAGAAGGTAAAG GTGGCTGGTGAAAGGTACGTGTACAAGTTTGTGTGTGACCCTGAGGCCCTGTTCTCCATGGCCTTCCCTGACAACCAAAGGCCCAACCTGAAGGCCGACCCAGACAGTCTGCCCTGCGGTCAGGTAGACGACGACACCCTGCCTCTCACCCACTACGACAAGAACGCCCCTTACCTGGTGGACTCTGgggagcagtgtgtaggaggcCTACCCTTCCCTGACGGCTACGGCTACTGA
- the etv5a gene encoding ETS translocation variant 5a isoform X4, translated as MDRFYDQQVPFMVPPNQKSHVEEPYSRPVIDNRKRKFVDTELAQDTEDLFQDLSQLQEIWIAEAQVPDDEQFVPDFQSDSLMFHGPPQTKIKRELSPSKELSPCSQDRSLMPYGEKCLYSYSAYERKPGLAYKPLTPPSTPVSLCSSTNTPGTHPLSEQTPPPQIPNQNQVLGPHPLQHGQPGNQAVGSAHSQQRPLSLHSQSPPFAVPCPPSHLSQDGTYSPEHRFQRQMSEPCLPFPPSESQARPQFLAQQQAPSHSTLPRDGRPPYHRQMSEPLVPGLHGFKQELLDPRYTEEGVPSMGSQAAFHPMAIKQEPRDFCFDSEVPICQSTFGRAGTFYQNNHESFSFRELHLYYDDTCVVPDRLEGKVKQEPSVYRDCPPYQRRGSLQLWQFLVTLLDDPANGHFIAWTGRGMEFKLIEPEEVARRWGIQKNRPAMNYDKLSRSLRYYYEKGIMQKVAGERYVYKFVCDPEALFSMAFPDNQRPNLKADPDSLPCGQVDDDTLPLTHYDKNAPYLVDSGEQCVGGLPFPDGYGY; from the exons ATGGACCGATTCTACGACCAGCAAGTCCCATTTATGGTCCCACCCAAT CAGAAATCTCATGTGGAGGAACCATACAGCAGACCAGTCATCGACAACAGGAAAAGGAAGTTTGTAGACACAGAACTCGCCCAGGACACGGAAG ACCTGTTCCAAGACCTCAGCCAGTTACAGGAGATTTGGATTGCAGAAG ccCAGGTACCTGATGACGAACAGTTTGTCCCAGATTTCCAGTCGGATAGCT tgATGTTTCATGGCCCCCCACAAACCAAGATTAAACGGGAACTGAGTCCTTCCAAAGAGCTTTCTCCTTGTAGCCAGGACAGGAGTCTCATGCCATACGGAGAGAAGTGCCTTTACAGCTACAG TGCCTATGAGAGGAAACCCGGTTTGGCCTACAAGCCATTGACCCCTCCCTCTACACCTGTGTCACTGTGCAGCTCTACCAACACCCCAGGGACACACCCACTCAGTGAGCAGACTCCTCCCCCTCAAATACCCAATCAGAACCAGGTGCTTGGTCCACATCCACTGCAGCATGGGCAGCCTGGCAACCAAGCAGTCGGCTCCGCCCACAGCCAGCAGAGGCCGCTCTCACTCCACAGCCAGAGCCCGCCCTTCGCAGTGCCCTGCCCACCCTCACACCTCAGTCAGGATGGTACCTACAGCCCTGAGCACAG GTTCCAGAGGCAGATGTCGGAGCCgtgtctccccttccctccctctgagAGCCAGGCTCGCCCCCAGTTCCTGGCCCAGCAGCAGGCCCCCAGCCACAGCACCCTGCCCAGGGATGGGAGGCCTCCCTACCACCGCCAGATGTCTGAGCCCCTGGTCCCTGGTCTACATGGCTTCAAGCAAGAGCTGCTGGACCCCCGCTACACCGAGGAGGGTGTCCCCTCCATGGGCTCTCAGGCTGCCTTCCACCCCATGGCCATCAAGCAGGAGCCCCGGGACTTCTGCTTCGACTCTG AAGTGCCTATCTGTCAGTCTACATTTGGAAGAGCAGGGACCTTCTACCAAAACAACCATGAAA GTTTCTCCTTCAGAGAGCTTCACCTGTACTATGACGATACCTGTGTGGTTCCTGACAGACttgaag GGAAGGTCAAGCAAGAGCCCTCAGTGTACCGTGACTGCCCTCCATACCAGCGTCGCGGCTCTCTGCAGCTCTGGCAGTTCCTGGTCACCCTACTGGACGACCCGGCCAACGGTCACTTCATCGCCTGGACAGGCCGGGGCATGGAGTTCAAACTCATAGAGCCTGAAGAG GTGGCTCGCCGCTGGGGCATCCAGAAGAACAGGCCAGCCATGAACTATGACAAGCTGAGTCGTTCTCTGCGCTACTACTACGAGAAGGGCATCATGCAGAAG GTGGCTGGTGAAAGGTACGTGTACAAGTTTGTGTGTGACCCTGAGGCCCTGTTCTCCATGGCCTTCCCTGACAACCAAAGGCCCAACCTGAAGGCCGACCCAGACAGTCTGCCCTGCGGTCAGGTAGACGACGACACCCTGCCTCTCACCCACTACGACAAGAACGCCCCTTACCTGGTGGACTCTGgggagcagtgtgtaggaggcCTACCCTTCCCTGACGGCTACGGCTACTGA
- the etv5a gene encoding ETS translocation variant 5a isoform X2 has translation MDRFYDQQVPFMVPPNQKSHVEEPYSRPVIDNRKRKFVDTELAQDTEDLFQDLSQLQEIWIAEGKLSSQVPDDEQFVPDFQSDSLMFHGPPQTKIKRELSPSKELSPCSQDRSLMPYGEKCLYSYSAYERKPGLAYKPLTPPSTPVSLCSSTNTPGTHPLSEQTPPPQIPNQNQVLGPHPLQHGQPGNQAVGSAHSQQRPLSLHSQSPPFAVPCPPSHLSQDGTYSPEHRFQRQMSEPCLPFPPSESQARPQFLAQQQAPSHSTLPRDGRPPYHRQMSEPLVPGLHGFKQELLDPRYTEEGVPSMGSQAAFHPMAIKQEPRDFCFDSEVPICQSTFGRAGTFYQNNHESFSFRELHLYYDDTCVVPDRLEGKVKQEPSVYRDCPPYQRRGSLQLWQFLVTLLDDPANGHFIAWTGRGMEFKLIEPEEVARRWGIQKNRPAMNYDKLSRSLRYYYEKGIMQKVAGERYVYKFVCDPEALFSMAFPDNQRPNLKADPDSLPCGQVDDDTLPLTHYDKNAPYLVDSGEQCVGGLPFPDGYGY, from the exons ATGGACCGATTCTACGACCAGCAAGTCCCATTTATGGTCCCACCCAAT CAGAAATCTCATGTGGAGGAACCATACAGCAGACCAGTCATCGACAACAGGAAAAGGAAGTTTGTAGACACAGAACTCGCCCAGGACACGGAAG ACCTGTTCCAAGACCTCAGCCAGTTACAGGAGATTTGGATTGCAGAAGGTAAGTTATCTT ccCAGGTACCTGATGACGAACAGTTTGTCCCAGATTTCCAGTCGGATAGCT tgATGTTTCATGGCCCCCCACAAACCAAGATTAAACGGGAACTGAGTCCTTCCAAAGAGCTTTCTCCTTGTAGCCAGGACAGGAGTCTCATGCCATACGGAGAGAAGTGCCTTTACAGCTACAG TGCCTATGAGAGGAAACCCGGTTTGGCCTACAAGCCATTGACCCCTCCCTCTACACCTGTGTCACTGTGCAGCTCTACCAACACCCCAGGGACACACCCACTCAGTGAGCAGACTCCTCCCCCTCAAATACCCAATCAGAACCAGGTGCTTGGTCCACATCCACTGCAGCATGGGCAGCCTGGCAACCAAGCAGTCGGCTCCGCCCACAGCCAGCAGAGGCCGCTCTCACTCCACAGCCAGAGCCCGCCCTTCGCAGTGCCCTGCCCACCCTCACACCTCAGTCAGGATGGTACCTACAGCCCTGAGCACAG GTTCCAGAGGCAGATGTCGGAGCCgtgtctccccttccctccctctgagAGCCAGGCTCGCCCCCAGTTCCTGGCCCAGCAGCAGGCCCCCAGCCACAGCACCCTGCCCAGGGATGGGAGGCCTCCCTACCACCGCCAGATGTCTGAGCCCCTGGTCCCTGGTCTACATGGCTTCAAGCAAGAGCTGCTGGACCCCCGCTACACCGAGGAGGGTGTCCCCTCCATGGGCTCTCAGGCTGCCTTCCACCCCATGGCCATCAAGCAGGAGCCCCGGGACTTCTGCTTCGACTCTG AAGTGCCTATCTGTCAGTCTACATTTGGAAGAGCAGGGACCTTCTACCAAAACAACCATGAAA GTTTCTCCTTCAGAGAGCTTCACCTGTACTATGACGATACCTGTGTGGTTCCTGACAGACttgaag GGAAGGTCAAGCAAGAGCCCTCAGTGTACCGTGACTGCCCTCCATACCAGCGTCGCGGCTCTCTGCAGCTCTGGCAGTTCCTGGTCACCCTACTGGACGACCCGGCCAACGGTCACTTCATCGCCTGGACAGGCCGGGGCATGGAGTTCAAACTCATAGAGCCTGAAGAG GTGGCTCGCCGCTGGGGCATCCAGAAGAACAGGCCAGCCATGAACTATGACAAGCTGAGTCGTTCTCTGCGCTACTACTACGAGAAGGGCATCATGCAGAAG GTGGCTGGTGAAAGGTACGTGTACAAGTTTGTGTGTGACCCTGAGGCCCTGTTCTCCATGGCCTTCCCTGACAACCAAAGGCCCAACCTGAAGGCCGACCCAGACAGTCTGCCCTGCGGTCAGGTAGACGACGACACCCTGCCTCTCACCCACTACGACAAGAACGCCCCTTACCTGGTGGACTCTGgggagcagtgtgtaggaggcCTACCCTTCCCTGACGGCTACGGCTACTGA